A stretch of Telopea speciosissima isolate NSW1024214 ecotype Mountain lineage chromosome 11, Tspe_v1, whole genome shotgun sequence DNA encodes these proteins:
- the LOC122644980 gene encoding uncharacterized protein LOC122644980: MVQDERQVSPPPHPLLHSESTRPTSTTAAASHGIEVDIEFKAVEHPIEPLDNDQPVKCPLPEPSILNDSRIWKEQRPANTQRRADLPVMKEGVSLESEAGGTNQCPSSSNCTILPSLISAPEDNIIILMEECNASVV; this comes from the exons ATGGTGCAGGATGAGAGGCAAGTATCTCCACCACCGCATCCACTACTGCATTCCGAGAGCACTCGTCCTACTAGtactactgctgctgcctctCATGGAATTGAAGTGGATATAGAGTTTAAGGCAGTTGAACACCCAATTGAGCCTCTGGACAATGATCAACCAGTAAAATGCCCCTTACCAGAACCTTCCATTCTCAAT GATTCAAGAATATGGAAGGAACAGAGGCCAGCAAATACACAAAGGAGGGCTGACTTGCCAGTTATGAAGGAAGGGGTGAGCCTTGAATCTGAAGCTGGTGGAACAAATCAATGTCCTTCCTCATCCAATTGCACAATTTTACCTTCCCTTATTAGTGCACCAGAGGATAATATCATCATTCTAATGGAAGAATGTAATGCATCTGTGGTCTAA
- the LOC122646806 gene encoding syntaxin-81-like, with product MSRTRDRTEDFKDTVHAVALSLGYNESKIAAILASFIMPKPWQLSPFMKAALKTLESIKSLEQFIVKHRKDYTDLHRTTEHERDSIEHEVTVFIKACKEQIDILKNRTTDENENINSRAWLGLRDGNSNADIVAHRHGVVLILSERLHSVTIQFDQLRAIRFQDAINRAIPRRKLHRATNPNTAVVSESDHSELRESKNEFPSESLRVQQQLLDDETRALQVELASLLDAVQDTETKMVEMSALNHLMATHVLQQSKQIEFLYEQAVEATKNVDMGNKELSQAIQRNSSSRTFLLLFLFVLTFSILFLDWYS from the exons ATGTCAAGAACCAGGGACAGAACTGAGGATTTCAAGGATACAGTGCATGCTGTAGCTCTTTCTCTAGGATATAATGAG TCCAAAATTGCAGCCATATTGGCATCTTTCATTATGCCAAAACCTTGGCAACTGTCACCTTTTATGAAAGCTGCGTTGAAAACA CTTGAAAGCATCAAAAGTTTGGAACAGTTTATTGTTAAACATCGAAAGGATTATACGGATCTGCATCGCACTACTGAACACGAAAGAGACAGCATTGAGCATGAA GTGACTGTTTTCATAAAAGCATGCAAAGAACAGATAGATATTCTTAAAAATAGGACTACAGAtgaaaatgagaatataaattCAAGGGCATGGCTTGGGCTCCGCGACGGTAATTCTAATGCTGATATTGTAGCCCACAGACATGGAGTG gttttgattttgagtgaGAGGCTCCACTCCGTGACAATTCAGTTTGACCAGCTTAGAGCCATTCGCTTCCAGGATGCCATTAATAGAGCAATACCAAGACGAAAGCTACACCGTGCCACTAACCCAAATACAGCGGTTGTATCTGAATCTGATCATTCAGAGCTCAGGGAATCGAAGAATGAATTTCCATCTGAATCCCTTAGAGTTCAGCAACAACTATTGGATGATGAAACACGAGCTCTTCAG GTAGAGTTGGCCAGTCTTCTAGATGCTGTTCAAGATACTGAGACTAAGATGGTAGAAATGTCTGCACTGAATCACCTTATGGCGACACATGTTCTTCAACAGTCTAAACAGATAGAGTTTTTGTATGAGCAG GCAGTTGAAGCTACCAAGAATGTGGATATGGGCAACAAGGAGCTGTCCCAAGCCATTCAgcgcaacagcagcagcaggacctttcttttgcttttcttatTTGTACTTACCTTCTCCATCCTGTTTCTAGATTGGTACAGCTAG